The proteins below are encoded in one region of Bacillus alveayuensis:
- a CDS encoding pullulanase (product_source=KO:K01200; cath_funfam=2.60.40.10,3.20.20.80; cog=COG1523; ko=KO:K01200; pfam=PF00128,PF02922; superfamily=51445,81296; tigrfam=TIGR02104) produces the protein MLSVKRDYEAYLDDMNSVTILLPKSAFQGEEKTFYLERNHRLETLEIVDAYPIEPFQKYVCKLCHSIEFGKTYYIQDEKGVKTDLQIGAVIRSKEFDDLFYYDRDDLGVSFNENSIVCKIWAPIATAVKIRLTNPSNFEVKEYPLTRENKGVWTINLEGRFENFYYTYLVCVNLIWRELVDPYAKAVSVNGEFGVIIDLTKTKVEKIKVPPLTQATDAIIYELHIRDFTIHPNSGIKCKGKYLGLAENDTKTKNGYTTGLTYLRELGVTHVELLPINDFAGVDEEQPNHSYNWGYNPLHYNAPEGSYALNPYDPYSRIIELKKMIQAFHRHGLKVIMDVVYNHVFIRESSHFEKLVPGYFFRHDQYGIPSNGSGVGNDIASERKMVRKFIVDSIRFWLEEYDVDGFRFDLMGLLDIETMNEVRKVISSRKKDAIILGEGWDMPTPLPYDRKAIIANSVKMMDIAFFNDHFRDTVKGSTFDLVEKGFSLGNVHKKSQMVESITGSISFNSQHRGLFQHPVQSINYVESHDNHTFWDKMTFCLDEEDEDTKRKRQRLATSIVLLSQGIPFLHSGQEFFRTKKGEGNSYNLPDCINQIDWSSREQFDEEIDYVKKLIHLRKLHGAFRFAKAELVKKHCTFLETNEGIMAYQLNNVLQFGPWSHLIIVHCNQKRSKRLSLTRNGDWQLICTPKVCSPEKPLYIIQEKLEVQDIGTYVLYQT, from the coding sequence TTGTTATCAGTAAAACGGGATTATGAAGCATATTTAGATGATATGAATAGCGTAACGATTTTATTACCAAAATCAGCTTTTCAAGGTGAAGAAAAAACATTTTATCTTGAACGCAATCATCGTCTTGAGACATTAGAAATAGTTGATGCATACCCGATCGAACCATTTCAAAAATATGTTTGCAAACTCTGTCACTCAATTGAATTTGGAAAAACTTATTATATTCAAGATGAAAAGGGTGTTAAAACTGATCTTCAAATTGGTGCAGTGATACGTTCTAAAGAGTTCGATGATCTGTTTTACTATGATAGAGATGATTTAGGCGTTTCTTTTAATGAGAATTCAATCGTTTGCAAAATATGGGCACCAATTGCAACAGCAGTAAAAATTAGATTAACAAATCCATCTAATTTTGAGGTTAAAGAATACCCATTAACGAGAGAAAATAAAGGGGTTTGGACAATCAATCTTGAAGGTCGCTTTGAAAATTTTTATTACACCTATTTAGTTTGTGTAAATTTAATTTGGCGAGAATTAGTTGACCCATATGCAAAGGCGGTATCTGTCAATGGAGAATTTGGAGTCATCATTGATTTGACAAAAACAAAGGTTGAAAAAATAAAGGTTCCTCCACTTACACAAGCAACAGATGCGATCATATATGAACTTCATATCCGCGATTTTACGATTCATCCAAACAGTGGAATAAAGTGTAAAGGAAAATATTTAGGTTTGGCTGAGAACGATACGAAGACGAAAAACGGTTATACTACAGGGTTAACCTATTTACGTGAGCTAGGAGTGACGCACGTAGAGCTTTTACCTATTAACGATTTTGCTGGAGTGGACGAAGAACAACCAAATCATTCTTATAATTGGGGCTACAATCCACTTCATTATAATGCACCTGAAGGAAGTTATGCGCTAAATCCATATGACCCATATTCAAGAATTATTGAATTAAAAAAAATGATTCAAGCGTTTCATCGTCATGGCCTCAAAGTCATCATGGATGTCGTCTATAATCATGTTTTCATTCGTGAAAGCTCCCATTTTGAAAAATTGGTTCCAGGATATTTTTTTAGACATGATCAATATGGGATTCCTTCAAATGGATCAGGAGTAGGAAATGATATCGCTTCAGAGCGGAAAATGGTTCGGAAATTTATCGTCGATTCCATTAGGTTTTGGTTAGAAGAGTATGACGTAGATGGTTTCCGCTTTGACTTAATGGGATTATTAGATATAGAAACGATGAATGAAGTCAGAAAGGTGATATCTTCAAGGAAGAAGGATGCGATTATTCTAGGAGAGGGATGGGATATGCCGACACCTCTCCCATACGATCGAAAAGCAATCATAGCCAATAGTGTGAAAATGATGGATATTGCTTTTTTTAATGATCATTTCCGAGATACCGTTAAGGGAAGTACGTTTGACCTTGTAGAAAAGGGATTTTCATTAGGAAATGTTCATAAAAAATCGCAAATGGTGGAGTCGATAACAGGTTCAATTTCTTTTAACAGCCAGCATAGAGGTTTATTTCAGCATCCAGTCCAATCGATTAATTATGTTGAGTCACACGATAACCATACTTTTTGGGATAAGATGACCTTTTGTTTAGATGAAGAAGATGAGGACACAAAAAGAAAACGACAGCGCCTTGCAACTTCTATTGTTTTGTTATCACAAGGGATTCCATTTTTGCATAGTGGTCAAGAATTTTTTCGAACTAAAAAAGGAGAAGGGAATAGTTATAATCTTCCTGATTGTATTAATCAAATAGACTGGAGCTCCCGTGAACAATTTGACGAAGAAATCGACTATGTGAAGAAATTGATCCATCTTCGCAAACTCCACGGCGCTTTTCGTTTTGCAAAGGCGGAACTTGTCAAAAAACATTGTACGTTTCTCGAAACGAACGAAGGAATCATGGCATATCAATTAAACAATGTTTTACAATTTGGACCGTGGAGCCATCTTATCATTGTTCATTGTAACCAAAAACGTAGCAAGAGACTTTCCTTAACCAGAAATGGTGATTGGCAGCTAATATGTACACCAAAAGTGTGCTCACCAGAAAAGCCGCTATATATCATTCAAGAAAAGCTGGAAGTACAAGATATTGGAACTTATGTATTGTATCAAACATAG